A window of the Rhodoflexus caldus genome harbors these coding sequences:
- a CDS encoding tetratricopeptide repeat protein, producing MKPEERLQELLQMLENEPDDAFLIYAVATEYRKSNPAKALQMLEQLAANQPDYTATYYHLAAMYREAGRNDEARATYEKGIAVCQKMQDRHALNELQRAYRQWLDDLED from the coding sequence ATGAAACCCGAAGAAAGATTGCAGGAATTGCTGCAAATGCTTGAAAATGAGCCTGATGATGCTTTTCTGATTTATGCCGTTGCTACGGAATACCGCAAAAGCAACCCTGCCAAAGCCCTGCAAATGCTGGAACAACTTGCCGCCAACCAACCCGATTATACGGCTACTTATTACCATTTGGCAGCCATGTACCGCGAAGCCGGGCGCAACGATGAGGCAAGAGCTACTTATGAGAAAGGCATTGCCGTTTGCCAAAAAATGCAAGACCGCCACGCCCTCAACGAACTGCAACGTGCCTACAGGCAGTGGCTGGATGACTTAGAAGATTAG
- a CDS encoding bifunctional riboflavin kinase/FAD synthetase: protein MKVQHGIAGHRPPSYAIVTEGTFDGVHVGHRKILSSLVAEARQIKQFDPNAESVVITFWPHPRLVLFPEQQDLKLLSTLAEKTEALAAIGIDRLVVLPFDKTFSTLTPEEYVQQILINGLNTRRLIIGYDHRFGKNRAGDFNFLKANEEHFGFAVEEIPRQDIEQVGVSSTKIRHALLQGEIATANRYLAAPYTLCGKVVKGNQLGRTIGFPTANLYISESYKLIPKDGIYAVRVRLNQATYNGMLYIGVRSTLGSQLERTIEVNIFDFNEEIYDSFLQVELIAYLRGEEKFDSLESMQHQLYRDKADALRVLNF from the coding sequence ATGAAAGTCCAGCACGGAATAGCGGGGCACAGACCTCCTTCATATGCCATTGTTACGGAAGGTACTTTTGACGGGGTGCATGTCGGGCATCGCAAAATTCTGTCATCGTTAGTGGCCGAGGCACGCCAAATCAAGCAGTTTGACCCCAATGCCGAGAGCGTGGTCATTACTTTTTGGCCGCATCCGCGCTTGGTACTTTTCCCTGAGCAGCAAGACCTGAAACTGCTTTCTACGCTGGCCGAAAAAACCGAAGCACTGGCAGCCATTGGCATTGACCGATTGGTCGTATTGCCGTTTGATAAAACCTTTTCCACGCTGACACCCGAGGAGTACGTACAGCAAATACTGATAAACGGACTCAATACGCGGCGTTTGATTATTGGCTATGACCACCGCTTCGGGAAAAACCGCGCAGGCGACTTCAACTTTTTGAAAGCCAATGAAGAGCACTTTGGCTTTGCTGTGGAAGAAATCCCCCGTCAGGATATAGAGCAAGTTGGTGTCAGCAGTACCAAAATACGCCATGCACTGTTACAAGGCGAAATTGCAACCGCCAATCGCTATTTGGCAGCACCTTATACGCTTTGCGGCAAAGTAGTGAAAGGCAATCAGTTGGGGCGCACCATCGGCTTCCCGACCGCCAATCTGTACATCAGTGAAAGCTACAAACTCATCCCCAAAGACGGTATTTACGCCGTGCGCGTACGCCTGAATCAGGCAACATACAATGGAATGCTCTACATCGGCGTTCGTTCTACTTTGGGCAGCCAGTTAGAACGCACCATTGAGGTTAATATTTTTGATTTTAACGAAGAAATATACGACTCTTTTTTACAAGTTGAGCTGATAGCATACCTGCGCGGCGAAGAAAAATTTGACAGCTTGGAGAGTATGCAACATCAATTGTACCGCGATAAAGCAGATGCACTGCGGGTATTGAATTTTTAG
- a CDS encoding electron transfer flavoprotein subunit alpha/FixB family protein: MSNVLIYVEAENGAAKKSSLEAVSYGAAVAEMLGGKAVAVAAADLSADHAGELAKFGADKVLHFGGTVNQSSEIAELVAAAAQQENAAVVVTAKSINADLAVPMIGVKLKASVATNVTALPDLSNGFVVTRAAYTGKAITQVSLHSNVKVLSIKKNASGTKEYNKTLAVESFNANISASKITVKEVKKQTGEILLPEADIVVSAGRGLKGPENWGMIEELAKTLGAATACSKPVSDMDWRPHHEHVGQTGIKVSPNLYFAIGISGAIQHLAGVNSSKVIVVVNKDPEAPFFKSADYGIVGDAFEVVPKLNEALKAAL; the protein is encoded by the coding sequence ATGAGCAATGTATTGATATATGTAGAAGCCGAAAACGGTGCTGCAAAAAAATCTTCTTTGGAAGCGGTGAGCTATGGTGCTGCCGTTGCCGAAATGCTGGGCGGTAAAGCCGTGGCTGTTGCCGCTGCTGATTTGTCAGCCGACCATGCAGGCGAATTAGCCAAGTTTGGTGCAGACAAGGTGCTGCACTTTGGCGGTACTGTTAATCAAAGCAGCGAAATTGCCGAACTTGTGGCCGCTGCTGCGCAACAGGAAAATGCCGCTGTGGTAGTTACTGCAAAATCTATCAATGCCGATTTGGCCGTGCCGATGATTGGCGTAAAACTCAAAGCATCGGTAGCAACCAACGTTACCGCGCTGCCCGATTTGAGCAACGGTTTTGTTGTAACCCGTGCTGCCTACACAGGTAAAGCCATTACGCAGGTATCGCTGCACAGCAACGTAAAAGTGTTGAGCATCAAGAAAAATGCTTCCGGCACAAAAGAATACAACAAGACGCTGGCAGTAGAATCATTCAACGCCAATATCAGCGCAAGCAAAATCACGGTGAAAGAAGTGAAAAAGCAAACCGGTGAAATTTTGCTGCCCGAAGCTGACATCGTGGTTTCTGCCGGTCGCGGCTTGAAAGGGCCTGAAAACTGGGGCATGATTGAAGAATTGGCCAAAACGCTGGGCGCTGCAACTGCCTGCTCTAAGCCTGTGAGCGACATGGACTGGCGACCGCACCACGAGCACGTAGGACAAACAGGCATCAAAGTAAGCCCGAACCTGTATTTTGCTATCGGTATTTCGGGGGCTATCCAGCACTTGGCGGGGGTAAACTCTTCCAAAGTGATTGTGGTGGTCAATAAAGACCCCGAAGCACCTTTCTTCAAATCTGCCGATTACGGCATTGTCGGTGATGCTTTTGAGGTAGTGCCAAAACTGAATGAAGCGCTGAAAGCTGCTTTGTAA
- a CDS encoding LOG family protein: protein MASDNNNSDDKKFLEGPRSRQAEFIFTLRVLADFIRGFRKLHFIGPCVTVFGSARFDEHHPYYLQAREVGRQLAKMGFTVMTGGGPGIMEAANRGAKEAGGYSVGCNIQLPHEQAHNPYMDRWVTIEHFFVRKVLLLKYSYGFVVMPGGAGTMDEFFETLTLIQTKKIANFPIVLIGGAYWKRLIDFMQMMVEQGTISPEDMDLICLTDSIEEAMAHIKKYAIDRFNLTYRRMKPMPWLGEQIAKVRMKLEV from the coding sequence ATGGCAAGTGATAATAACAACAGCGATGACAAAAAATTCTTGGAAGGCCCCCGCAGCAGGCAGGCTGAATTTATTTTTACGCTGAGAGTTTTGGCTGACTTTATTCGCGGCTTTCGCAAGTTGCACTTCATAGGCCCTTGCGTAACCGTATTTGGCTCGGCGCGATTTGATGAGCATCACCCCTACTACTTACAAGCGCGGGAAGTAGGTCGCCAATTGGCCAAAATGGGCTTTACCGTAATGACAGGCGGTGGGCCGGGCATTATGGAAGCGGCCAATCGCGGAGCCAAAGAGGCAGGAGGTTACTCTGTCGGTTGCAATATACAACTGCCACATGAACAAGCGCACAATCCCTATATGGATAGGTGGGTAACTATTGAGCATTTTTTTGTTCGGAAAGTACTGCTGCTGAAATATTCCTATGGCTTTGTCGTCATGCCGGGCGGTGCCGGCACAATGGATGAATTTTTTGAAACACTTACACTCATCCAAACCAAAAAAATCGCCAATTTTCCTATTGTACTCATTGGAGGGGCTTACTGGAAGCGATTGATTGACTTTATGCAGATGATGGTAGAACAGGGAACCATCAGCCCCGAAGATATGGACTTAATTTGTCTGACTGATTCCATAGAGGAAGCAATGGCGCACATTAAAAAATATGCCATTGACCGCTTCAACCTTACCTATCGCCGCATGAAACCCATGCCGTGGTTAGGAGAACAAATCGCCAAAGTGAGAATGAAGTTGGAGGTATAA
- a CDS encoding serine hydrolase domain-containing protein has protein sequence MKTFFIASAACCLLAIASCQKNTPSPAPSPSSSLYFPPVSGNTWETVSPASLRWNEGELNNLFTFLQQKNTKAFIVLKDGKIVVERYFGRFTADSVWYWASAGKTLTAMLVGIAQKEGLLRISDRTSQYLGNGWTSLPADKENLITIRHQLTMTTGLNDAVPDDDCTLRQCLQYTADAGTRWAYHNAPYTLLERVVETAARTDYNTYFQRTIRNRIGMGGLWVKTGFNNVYFSNARSMARFGLLLLNRGKWGSTPILDDDNYFNDMINSSQPLNLSYGYLTWLNGKSSHMLPTVRFVFNGAMVPNAPADMYAALGKNDQKIYVVPSQNLVVIRMGESAGNVQLAVSSFDNELWGQLNKVIR, from the coding sequence ATGAAAACCTTTTTTATCGCTTCTGCGGCCTGCTGCCTGCTCGCCATTGCTTCCTGTCAAAAAAATACGCCTTCTCCTGCCCCCAGTCCTTCTTCATCGTTGTATTTTCCGCCTGTAAGCGGCAATACATGGGAAACCGTATCGCCTGCATCTCTGCGCTGGAACGAGGGAGAACTCAATAACCTCTTCACGTTTTTGCAGCAAAAAAATACAAAAGCATTTATTGTTCTGAAAGACGGAAAGATTGTTGTGGAGCGTTATTTCGGCCGTTTTACAGCGGACAGCGTCTGGTATTGGGCATCGGCAGGCAAAACTCTGACCGCTATGTTGGTAGGTATCGCACAAAAAGAGGGGCTTTTGCGCATCAGCGACCGCACATCGCAATATTTGGGCAACGGTTGGACTTCGCTGCCTGCCGACAAGGAAAACCTCATCACCATTCGCCATCAACTCACGATGACTACCGGGCTGAATGATGCCGTGCCCGATGATGACTGCACGCTCCGCCAATGCCTGCAATATACGGCAGATGCCGGTACGCGATGGGCGTATCACAACGCCCCCTACACCCTGTTGGAGCGAGTGGTGGAAACGGCAGCCCGCACCGACTACAACACCTACTTTCAGCGAACTATTCGCAACCGCATAGGAATGGGCGGATTATGGGTCAAAACGGGTTTCAATAACGTTTACTTCAGTAATGCACGCAGCATGGCGCGTTTCGGCCTGTTGCTGCTCAATCGCGGCAAATGGGGCAGCACTCCGATTTTAGATGATGACAATTATTTTAACGACATGATTAACAGCTCCCAGCCACTCAATTTGTCCTATGGCTACTTGACTTGGCTCAATGGCAAAAGTTCGCATATGCTGCCAACCGTGCGCTTTGTATTCAACGGCGCGATGGTGCCCAACGCACCTGCCGATATGTATGCTGCTTTGGGAAAAAATGACCAGAAAATTTACGTAGTTCCTTCGCAAAATCTCGTTGTTATCCGCATGGGCGAATCGGCAGGTAACGTACAGTTAGCCGTTTCAAGTTTTGACAACGAACTCTGGGGGCAACTGAATAAGGTAATCCGATAG
- a CDS encoding cryptochrome/photolyase family protein yields MTLRLLLGDQLNARHSWFANVAPDVTYVLMEIRQETDYVLHHIQKITAFFAAMRQFADELRQKGHRVIYLTINDKNNKQNFADNLTTIMQAIGAERFEYQQPDEYRLDVYLAEFCRQLPIPSYMADSEHFLTRREELAEIFKGKKTYLMETFYRAMRKKYKILLDESGEPEGGKWNYDAENRKKYDGKTPVPPALKPSETSLQVVNEVYHDVLQAAPTTIGSVKIEAFEWFTTREENLQLLAHFCRYGLPEFGSYQDAMASRYPYLFHSRLSFAMNVKLLHPLEVVEAAVSHWRNHQSRISLAQIEGFVRQIIGWREYMRGVYWAQMPRYAELNFFGHERPLPQWYWNARTNMNCLKHAIGQSLQKAYAHHIQRLMVTGNFALLAGIHPDEVDRWYLGIYIDAIEWVEITNTRGMSQFADGGMVGTKPYVSSANYMHKMSDYCTSCHYSKDLKHGDRACPFNSLYWHFYERHREKLARNPRIGMMYVTWDKMANAEREKILAQAEYYLANIENL; encoded by the coding sequence ATGACCTTACGCCTCTTGCTTGGCGACCAGCTCAATGCCCGACACAGTTGGTTTGCCAATGTTGCGCCCGATGTAACGTATGTACTCATGGAAATTCGTCAAGAAACGGATTATGTGCTGCATCACATACAGAAAATCACTGCCTTTTTTGCAGCCATGCGGCAGTTTGCCGATGAGCTAAGGCAAAAAGGTCATAGAGTGATTTATTTGACAATCAATGATAAAAATAACAAGCAAAATTTTGCCGATAATCTTACAACAATTATGCAGGCCATCGGGGCAGAGCGCTTTGAATACCAGCAACCCGATGAGTACAGGTTAGATGTGTATTTGGCTGAATTTTGCCGACAGTTGCCGATTCCTTCATACATGGCCGACAGCGAACATTTTCTCACGCGTCGCGAGGAACTGGCCGAAATTTTTAAAGGTAAGAAAACTTACCTGATGGAAACATTTTACCGCGCCATGCGGAAGAAATACAAAATTTTACTTGACGAATCGGGCGAACCCGAAGGCGGCAAGTGGAATTACGATGCAGAGAATCGCAAAAAATACGACGGAAAAACACCTGTGCCTCCTGCGCTGAAACCTTCCGAAACTTCGTTGCAAGTTGTCAATGAAGTTTACCATGATGTTTTACAGGCAGCTCCTACTACAATTGGCAGCGTTAAAATAGAGGCTTTTGAATGGTTTACCACCCGTGAAGAAAATTTGCAACTTTTAGCTCATTTCTGTCGTTACGGCTTGCCCGAATTTGGCAGCTATCAGGACGCAATGGCAAGTCGTTATCCGTATTTGTTCCATTCGCGGCTTTCATTTGCAATGAATGTAAAGTTGTTGCATCCGCTGGAAGTTGTTGAGGCAGCGGTCAGTCATTGGCGTAATCATCAATCGCGCATCAGTTTGGCGCAAATAGAAGGCTTTGTGCGGCAAATTATCGGCTGGCGCGAATATATGCGCGGTGTGTATTGGGCGCAGATGCCCCGCTATGCCGAACTCAACTTTTTTGGGCACGAACGCCCACTGCCCCAATGGTATTGGAACGCCCGAACCAACATGAACTGCCTCAAACATGCCATCGGGCAGTCCTTGCAAAAGGCCTATGCACACCATATCCAACGGTTGATGGTTACAGGCAATTTTGCATTGCTGGCAGGTATCCACCCCGACGAGGTAGACCGCTGGTACTTAGGCATTTACATAGATGCCATCGAATGGGTAGAAATTACCAATACTCGCGGCATGAGTCAGTTTGCCGACGGCGGCATGGTCGGTACGAAGCCCTATGTGAGCAGTGCCAACTACATGCACAAAATGAGTGATTACTGCACGAGTTGCCATTACAGCAAAGACCTGAAACACGGCGACCGCGCCTGCCCGTTTAACAGTCTTTACTGGCATTTTTATGAGCGCCACCGCGAAAAATTGGCACGCAACCCCCGCATAGGCATGATGTACGTAACATGGGACAAAATGGCAAATGCTGAGCGGGAAAAAATTCTGGCACAGGCAGAGTATTACTTAGCCAACATAGAAAACTTGTAA
- the truB gene encoding tRNA pseudouridine(55) synthase TruB has translation MPPFDFETGEVLLVDKPAEWTSFDVVNKIRYAIRQKKIGHAGTLDPLATGLLILCTGKKTKLIESYQAQVKEYTGTIVLGQTTPSYDAETEPTEAVDISHLTEAMLREAANRFKGAIEQLPPVFSAIKVDGERLYKKARRGEEVALKPRPVEIFSFELEQITFPVVHFRVVCSKGTYIRSLAHDFGQALGVGAYLGSLRRTRIGDFAVESAWQLPELIEAIKAQRTTE, from the coding sequence ATGCCGCCATTTGATTTTGAAACAGGAGAAGTACTGCTGGTAGATAAACCCGCCGAGTGGACTTCCTTTGACGTTGTCAATAAAATTCGCTATGCCATCCGGCAAAAGAAAATTGGTCATGCGGGTACGTTAGACCCGCTGGCAACCGGTTTGCTGATTCTTTGTACAGGAAAAAAAACCAAACTGATAGAAAGCTATCAGGCGCAGGTAAAAGAATACACAGGCACAATCGTGTTAGGGCAAACAACCCCTTCCTACGATGCAGAAACCGAACCTACCGAGGCTGTGGACATCAGCCACCTGACCGAGGCGATGCTCCGCGAGGCTGCCAACCGTTTCAAGGGTGCCATTGAGCAATTGCCCCCTGTTTTTTCAGCTATCAAAGTGGATGGCGAACGACTCTACAAGAAAGCCCGTCGAGGCGAAGAGGTAGCGCTCAAGCCGCGCCCGGTAGAAATTTTCAGCTTTGAACTGGAACAAATTACCTTCCCCGTAGTTCATTTTCGCGTGGTATGCTCCAAAGGCACATACATCCGCAGCTTGGCACACGATTTCGGACAGGCACTGGGGGTGGGGGCATACTTAGGCAGTCTGCGGCGCACTCGCATCGGCGATTTTGCGGTGGAAAGCGCTTGGCAGTTACCCGAACTCATTGAAGCAATTAAAGCACAACGAACCACAGAATGA
- a CDS encoding ATP-binding protein, translating into MKKRFNITGTCRAEEHYMMDDSRRFQSILEMVEYGDYFVINRPRQFGKTTMLSALRRELEKREDYLPIFMNFQGLGSSVYVSDIAFGQFFYKQLATALQRSKAFENKETLAKLPPPQSMSDLSERITDIVHLTDKKLVLLIDEVDASSNYEPFLVLLGMLRTKFLNRDFPEHYTFYSIVLAGVHDIKSLKFKLRRPEEAQTNSPWNIATDFKVVMEFYPNEIAYMLRQYSEAEGVEMDFEAISERLYYYTSGYPFLVSKLCKTIAEDILPKKADKSRWTLDDLEQSVQLLLRERNTNFDSLIKNLENNEALYRLVYAIILEGYKMPYAPNESTIRLGEMYGIFKGNGIIKIHNRIYEQVIYNYIRLQKFIEDRQYNFRDTYVAADGSLDLASVLRRFQSFMKEQYSKRNRDLIEREWRLIFLAFLKPIINGQGHDFKEVETSEEKRLDIVVTYLQWK; encoded by the coding sequence ATGAAAAAACGATTTAACATCACAGGTACTTGTCGGGCAGAAGAACATTACATGATGGACGACAGCCGCCGTTTCCAAAGTATTTTGGAAATGGTAGAATATGGCGATTATTTCGTCATCAACCGTCCGCGACAGTTCGGCAAAACGACGATGCTTTCCGCCCTGCGCAGGGAATTGGAAAAGCGCGAAGATTACCTGCCTATTTTCATGAATTTTCAGGGTCTGGGTTCATCGGTCTATGTGAGCGATATAGCTTTCGGGCAGTTTTTTTATAAGCAACTTGCCACAGCCTTGCAGCGTTCCAAAGCCTTTGAAAACAAGGAAACGCTGGCAAAGTTGCCCCCGCCCCAGTCCATGAGCGACCTTTCCGAACGCATTACCGACATTGTACATCTGACCGATAAAAAGTTGGTGCTGCTCATTGACGAAGTGGACGCAAGCAGCAATTATGAGCCTTTTCTAGTCTTATTAGGCATGTTGCGCACCAAATTTTTGAACCGCGATTTTCCCGAACACTATACCTTTTACAGCATCGTGTTGGCAGGCGTACATGACATTAAGTCGCTCAAATTCAAGCTGCGCCGCCCCGAAGAGGCACAAACTAATAGCCCTTGGAACATTGCCACGGACTTCAAGGTGGTGATGGAATTTTACCCCAACGAAATTGCCTACATGTTGCGGCAATACAGCGAAGCGGAAGGCGTGGAAATGGACTTTGAGGCAATATCGGAAAGGCTGTATTACTACACCTCGGGGTATCCGTTTTTGGTTTCCAAATTGTGCAAGACCATTGCCGAAGATATTTTGCCCAAAAAAGCCGACAAAAGCCGCTGGACGTTAGACGATTTGGAGCAAAGCGTGCAACTGCTTCTGCGGGAACGCAATACCAACTTTGACAGCCTGATTAAAAATCTGGAAAATAACGAAGCCCTCTACCGACTTGTTTATGCCATTATCTTAGAAGGGTACAAAATGCCTTATGCCCCCAACGAAAGCACCATACGTTTAGGAGAAATGTACGGTATTTTTAAGGGGAATGGCATCATCAAAATACACAACCGCATCTATGAACAGGTCATCTACAACTACATCCGCCTGCAAAAGTTCATAGAAGACAGGCAATATAATTTCAGGGATACTTACGTAGCGGCAGACGGCAGTTTGGACTTGGCAAGCGTCTTGCGCAGATTTCAATCATTCATGAAAGAGCAATACAGCAAGCGCAACCGCGACCTGATAGAGCGCGAATGGCGGCTGATTTTCTTAGCCTTTCTCAAACCGATTATCAACGGGCAGGGGCATGACTTCAAAGAAGTGGAAACTTCGGAAGAAAAGCGCTTGGATATTGTCGTTACCTACCTGCAATGGAAGTAA
- a CDS encoding electron transfer flavoprotein subunit beta/FixA family protein, whose product MKILICISHVPDTNAKIPFKDGQPDLNGISFVIAPYDDFALARAVELRDETKGKLTVLNVGLADTEPTIRKALAIGADDAIRVNAHPHDAFYVASQIAAIAKQENYDLILMGRESSDFNGGQVHGMVAEMLGLPCVVPCMKLDLNGNVAVMQREIEGGKEVVEVATPFVAGCQEPIAEWKIPNMRGIMSAKTKPLKVVEPVAVENYTHITKYEMPPQRSSVKMIDKDNIGELVRLLREEAKVL is encoded by the coding sequence ATGAAAATCTTAATTTGTATCAGCCACGTACCGGACACCAATGCTAAGATTCCGTTTAAAGACGGACAGCCCGACCTGAACGGTATCAGCTTTGTGATTGCACCTTACGATGATTTTGCTTTGGCGCGTGCCGTAGAGTTGCGCGATGAAACCAAAGGCAAGCTGACTGTTTTGAACGTAGGTCTGGCAGACACAGAGCCTACCATTCGCAAGGCACTGGCTATCGGCGCAGACGATGCTATCCGCGTGAATGCGCACCCACACGATGCCTTTTATGTAGCTTCACAAATTGCAGCCATTGCCAAGCAGGAAAACTACGACCTGATTCTGATGGGTCGCGAAAGCAGCGACTTCAACGGCGGACAGGTGCACGGCATGGTTGCCGAAATGCTGGGGCTGCCTTGCGTGGTGCCTTGCATGAAGCTGGATTTGAACGGCAATGTAGCCGTGATGCAGCGTGAAATTGAAGGAGGCAAAGAGGTAGTGGAAGTAGCGACACCTTTTGTGGCAGGCTGCCAAGAGCCGATTGCCGAGTGGAAAATCCCTAATATGCGCGGCATTATGTCGGCTAAGACCAAGCCGCTCAAAGTGGTAGAACCTGTGGCAGTGGAAAACTACACCCACATCACCAAATACGAAATGCCGCCGCAACGCAGCAGCGTGAAGATGATTGACAAAGACAACATCGGTGAGCTGGTGCGCCTGCTGCGCGAAGAAGCAAAAGTTCTGTAA